CTGTATGCGGCCGCGTGTCAGCTACTATGGCTACGTTTGTCAGTGCTGACACGCGTAGCCATAGGTTCGCCATCATGGCCCTAAGGCCTTTGTCTCCCTGCTCTGCTATTTTCTCCCAGTGAGGAAAATAAAATGGGCATTACTACTAAGAGGTACACAATaaggacattattactgaatTATAACTCTAATACCGGTCTGTGGAAGAAAGGAGGCTTTACTTCTAAGTGATGAACCAAGGGGACACTATGGTGGTGTAGgggggcacttaaaggggtactccgggcaaaatgtatttttaaagatgttattacataaagttatacaaatcactaattatgggaaatgcacatatactgctatttccctcaattcagtagatcaggcaggctttacttcctccaaaaaaatgtgacgtcacgtctcaagtgtagctTCCGTCAggggggcgcatgtagaagtatagaaagggaatagacctctatcctccctccctaagctggtcccccctccctctgtcccacccccCTGCCCGGTCCTATTACACTTGCTGaagtggggtgagcgctccttatctgacACTCACCCCAACTAGCCGCCCGCTTCCCCCCCTTACCCGTTCCTAGCGGGGAGAGCGCTCACAAATTTTCTGACTTGCAGCCCCTGATGTAAGCCGGCTGCTCTGTCCTGTGCACGAGCACTCACCCGCCGCCCGGTCCCGGCGTGGTAAGCGCTCGTGCATCTTCTCCTAAGCAGCTGCCCCTTCTGCCAAGCGGCTTACTTCATCTGAGCCACCGCCGCCTGGTCCCGTGCACgatgaagcaagctgcttggcAGAAGGTGCAGCTGCTTAGGAGAAGATGcacgagcgctcaccccgccaggACGGGGCGGCGGGTGGGTGATCCGTAGGAGGCCAGGCGGCGGGCTctgatgaaggggggggggcatatttggAGCAGGTgcatgagcgctcaccccgcaGGGACGGGTGTCGGGTGAGTGCTCTGCAGGGGACCGGGCGGCCGGCTTACATCAAGGGGGCACATATGGAGCAGGTGCATGAGCGCTCACTCCGCCGGGACGGGGCGGACGGTGAGTGCTCCTGCACGAGAACGGGTAAGGGGGAGACGGGTagctagttggggtgagcgtcagataaggagcgctcaccccacttCAGGAAGTGTAATAGGACCGGGCAGGGGGGTGGAACAGAGGGAGGGggaccagcacagggagggaggatagacgtctattccctttctatacttctacaCGTGCCCCCTGCTGGTCGATAAACTTGAggcgtgacgtcacttttttttggaggaagtaaagcctgcctgatctacggaattgagggaaatagcactatatgtgcatttcccataattagtgtatattagagatttgtataactttctttatgtaataacatatttaaaaataaattttgcccggagtacccctttaaagcaaattttACTCTGTGGGCCCATAGGGGATGAAAAATAAAGGTACTATCACTGCATACGACATATGGGGGGAGCGCTGTTACAACCTGGGGTAATATTATCAAGAGTGGCACTATCACTCTGTAAGATATTATAGATGAGGATTCACTATTTCCCTATTGAGAGATGGTAAATCATTATTGGATGAATCTGTTATTCATATATGTTCCCTTAGTTCCATAAGCTCCATAGACAGTGGAAGCGTATTCAGCCTCAGGGTGGTATGGACTGGAAATATGGCCCTGAATATAGGAAGGGCACCGAGCGGGGGcgcagacctagcggaggcccagcatgactaggttagctgggagtgtagttcaaggggttaagtggggcagtaaggggttaattgtgagccagttgggagggggtgaggggtttgaGGTCAAAAGTGCGagagttgctaggtgagtcacttaccaacaGACGGCGGTGTtataggaagaggaggaagaggtggagctacagttcttGCCGGACCAGATTCAGCCCGCCCGCCCTATTTCAGGCTTTTGGTGTTCGGGTGTGGGCTTTGGTTGCTTTCctttgtcatgacagcctgcggtagggaggtcttgcagggcacgttaATGTAGTAATTCGGATggggacccataagagggatgatactccccgcttgttGTGGTGGATTGTGGAAAGAAAGTGGTGCAGTGCCaggtgacagatttgtcagcccctgagtcggcgcggtgtgGCTGGGGGGATAGCCAGTAATACTAGTActgctgcagggtgctctgccagacctccctagacaTAATGGGTTAACTGAAGGTTATTGTTATTACTGTtatttatttaatgtttgttaattttggaagcacttttaataaagaggctgttatggccaatttttccaACGTTAAAGAGGTGTCCtcagtttaatgggttaaaggggggagggggtgtgtggaGTAAGGGGTTTAAGTGGGGGGTAGTGGTCGATAGGGGATAGacgaagggactcagcaataccttaagtcaaGAAACTTCTTGTTTTATTACACAtctagggcatgttcacacaatgtaaggcaccggccgttctgtgaccggctGAGTCACAGagtggccggtgtcagagaagatcatcctagccggtattgcagtaccatccagatgatcttcatttctgttaaattcggatgtgtgcccacatcccaattcaacattgcacacaatggagagtgtggccggagcttcactctccattgtgtgaactgacaatgaatagcggccgcacaaaactgacatgtcagttttccgtgctgCTGGTTGGAATGtgtttatgtgtatacacttctgctgggattctattcattcacatacagcgtacagtatgttttgtataaatcatgaccgttgttgcaaattgcaacaacagtcatgatttatacaaaacttacattgtgtgaacatggccctaggcTGTTTCGTTGTTCATGGGTATCTGATAGCTGGGATctgtaatggcggccatattcctaaataataacaaaaaaaaaagacagcgccATTGTGTGGATCTTGCACGGGAGCAACCAGAAACTCCAACTATATCCTTCCTTATTGTTATAACAGCAGAAGTAATGTTTTTCTGGAGTGGAACATGGCTTTATCAGACGGTACTAGAAACCTCTTGCTTGTGCTGTTATCCCAATTCTCCTTATCATaaaccttaggctgcattcacatgttccatgtttAACACGGAACACTGGTGTGGAATTCCTGTAACAGAGttcaccccctctcccccaggcacaggcagcatctctgatatgatgcttggagcaggggaactgtacggATATAtgcagcactgtaatgaagcagcagtGCGGCTTTGTCGTTACAGTTCGGCATATACCCATACAATTCCCCCGCTCTTCCAGTATGGTATAACAGATACtgtccatggggggggggactccaTTACAGGAATTTCACGTCCGTGTTACccgaaacgtgtgaatgcagccttagttgtAGTTTCTGGTTGTGTCAGTGTCCCTGTGGTGGCCCAGTCCACCAAACACAATGTCAGATTAGTGGGTCTTTATATGATGTGATCAGACTAACAGCGGGGACCCGTCTAATAAAAAGGCATTGTGATCAGCAAGATTCCCCTTGACACATTATTGTTAGCTGACATAGGAATAAAGACAAGCACTCAGATATAGGGGGGGTAAAAGGAACATTTTATTTATAGATAATGCAGGGGGGTGGTGTTAAtacttatatatttatgtgtatgtgtaaattATTCACCTATCACAATAAACCTATTTTCGGGCTGGTCCCTAACCTGTATGATGTGGGAGTCGAATTTTAGATATATTTTAAGCTAGTGGTAATAGGGATGTGTGACCTAACATTATAAAAAACTAACCCTATTTAcagctgtgttgatccagaggaaggcaaaaaccccattagggggaaaaaattccttcctgaccccaaatATGGCGATCGGAATAAATCCCAGGATCGAGCCGGTATCTAATCTACATGTACTAAGTGCTAGGTGTGAGTGCCTATACCTAtcctgtagtgtgtgtgatgtggatgtggtgtgtgtgttactTACCTGGCCTGTGCTGAGgtgagttcagggataatagccgCTATTCCGCGCCCCAGGACTACTAcatgcggctattgttcctgaaCTCTCCAGATGGAAGCACAGGCCGCTCCTGGGGGTGTAGATGATCTTCAGGCTGGGGATGTCAGATGCCAGCCCGGGATTGGAGGTTTCCATGGTCAAGGTCTTGGGGCTGTATCCTGATGACAAAGGTCCGGCATGAAGATGTTATTGAGAGCGCTGATGTTGTAGGGCAGCCGAGGTCGCACACAGCAGCAGAGACGTCAGGAGGCTGGAAGCGGAGATCAGTTGGCGCGGGTTCATCCTGCAAGACATAAGAGGAAGATGTCTAATAAACTTATATGTACAGCAGCTTCTGTTATCATAGTGGGATGGTCTTGGTAATGGACCATCCAGCTATAAAACAGCACATGTGATAGGTGTCCTGTGTGTATAAAGGCCTCTTACCAGATGGTTGTGGATTCCTTCACAGTCTAGATCTTCTCATCCATCTAAGGAGAAATAGAGACATAGTCACTGACAGAGATAGCAGACAAGGACAAAGATGGAGACCCCAAGCTAACAAGAACCTATTTGATTGAATCTTACCGGGTCCAACTTGGTGACATGTAATTGAAGTCGTCCCGGGGGTGAAGGGTGTCGGTGTCCTCCGGCCACTGCAGATGTTGACTTTGCAGACCTGTCTCCATTGGCTTCCACGGTGGTGTtactctcctctcctccagtTCCTTCCAGCCGATGGTGTTGAAGAATGGATGCTGCCTGATGTTCCCGCACACACCCAGGCGCTCCTCAGGATTCTTGCGCAGCAGCTTCTTGATGAGGTGTTTTCCGTCAGCGTCGATCCAAGATGGAAATTTGGGGTTCTCGGTGGTCATGGCCTTGAAAGCCTGTTGCATGACGGGGCCGTTGTAGAATGGGTGGCGTCCTGTGGCCATCCTGGACAGCACAATCCCCAGGCTCCACCAGTCCACTGCTGCGCCGTATCCTCTCCTGAGAAGCACCTCGGGGGCCATGTAGTGGAAGGTTCCCGCCATTCCATTGATGTTCCTGGAGGCGGTCACCCCATCTTCGGCCAATCCCAGATCGATGATACGGATGTGGCCGTCAGCATCCACCATGATGTTCTCCGGCTTCAGGTCTCTGCAATGAAAGAAGAGAAGAGAATGATAAATCTACCCAGTGATACAGGAGACTGTGGATAGATCCCTGCATGACCGAGCAGAGAAAGGGTCTACTTACCGATGGACGATGTTCTTCCTGTGGAGGAACTGGAGAGCACTTACCATCTCTGCTGTGTAGAAtctcatagaaaagaaaagaaaatagtcATTAATAACACTCTTTTTTAACAATTGCCCTCACCCCCCAGAAGAAAACCCATTCCTTACCTTACGTTGCCGATGTTCAGGTAGCCGCACATCCTGATCAATCCCTCCAGGCTGCCACCGGACAGATACTCCGTTATGATGTAAGCGCGTTCCAGAGACTCGTGTGCGGCATAGAGGTGGCATATGAACGGGCAGTCTCTGGACGCCTGGAGTATCCGCCGCTCTCTCACGATGACTTCGTCGTTGTCCTCCTTCTTCTTGATGATTTTGATGGCCATGTAGATGTTTCGGCCGGGGACTGATGCCAGGACCACCTAAAGAAAATAAACCGAGAATACACATTAGAAGAGGTCTGCAGGAGGGGTGGGCTGTGCTGTCAGTCTGTCAGGTTGTGTTGGTATTGAATGCTCTATAAAgagatcttaaagggatattccactattATGTAGCATGAGATGTCTCAATGAGTGGGTTGTGGTCAGTGcagttgtaacgcccggagtagtggatccactggaccggcaccagcgatggcacaaacctcaccagggagcggagtctaaggggccgctggttttcaccagagcccgccgcaaggcgggatggacttgctgcggcaggcgacccccaggtcgctacccctggcttggttgctggtgtcggcaggcgaggcgtggctggagatggcacaggcaatagtctgcagatgagagagcacgtgacaagctggacacaggaacaggtggagtgacaggggaacaggaaccaggaacagggactagggaccaggtaacggacaggactcaggaacaacagggagctgggccaaacgctatgggaagcatgtagaggctccaacactaaggacagggcatgctgggatttataggggagtgattgggtgcaactaccaattaggagcgcactgcccctttaaatctgagacagccggcgcgcgcgcgccctaggaggcggggacgcgcgcgccggccggcacagcgggagacaggagcgtggagaggtgaggcgccccccggggccgaggtgacagcagcgccgggtccccgactatggacaccggctgctgcatagggcaggtagcggtcgcggcggcggcccgggacgcggggcgccgccgcggccgtaacagtacccccccccctttggcctccccctctttcttgcctgcaaatggcacaggaagccacaaagtctttgacatcttgggataggctgggccaccagtagtggcgagagatccgttggccggtcttacggactcccgggtgcccggcctccaacgaggaatgtccccagttcaaaatacctcttcgaagcgcagggtgaacatgagtctttccggggggtactctctgaagagtggaggtgacgactggtactaggcgatcaggcggtataacgtggcaagggaccttctgtgagttcttccggtggtgagaggacacgaccttagtcttgggtacggggagagggtacacctcggcagagaaggcatccgccgagtcttggtcttctgccggtaggccggatagaggcttggccgggacaggaaatgacataatacacttggtctgaggtgacttgagacactggtgggaacagtcctgaccccaactgagaatctccccggttctccagtccagctgaggggcatgttcttgtagccacgggagtcccaggaggaccgcgggggaagaatggggcaggacgtagaaggatatctcttcttgatgtgaaggacccacctggaggactaaagatgcggtctggtagtacacacggtcggtaagaatttcgcccgtgaccgaggagatagtcaggggcctggctagtcgggtcacgggtagccgccatctttggaccaatgttgccgcaataaaactgcctgctgagccagaatcgaggaaggcagtagtctgatgattttgtcctgagggagtccggatggaaacaggcatagacagacttggaatggtggcattcgcacctagggacacctgtcccaccggacctaggtgcgagcgtcctccggatgtttggggacgtagggaacatcccagccggaagtgatcggaaccaccgcaatagagacagagattctgctccaggcgccggattctttcatcaggcgtcaggtgagcccgttccacctgcataggaatctcaggagagggctgggacatcgaaaggtcaggattctggaaaaccggcgccagctgggggtggcgacgggaatgggttagtaaatgttcatgccgaacctcctcctccctctccgaaaaacgagtatcaactcgggtggccagtagaatgagttcgttcagggaggtaggcaggtctcgggcagcgagcacgtctctcactcgactagacaggcccttcttgaaggtggccaacagggcggcctcgttccagtccaattcagctgccagggtgcggaactggatggcgtagtcaccgacagaggagctgccttgagagaggttgaggagagcagtctcggccgaagaagcacgggcaggttcctcaaagacggagcgaaactcgaataggaaggcccggagattggcagcaacaggatcatcacggtcccacagtggcgtggcccaggccagggctctaccctctaataggctgatgatgaaagccactttagagcgctcggtggaaaactgactactcaaaagttcaatgtgcatggtgcactgagtcaggaatcctctgcacaacttagagtccccagagtacttgcttgggagagccagtcggagtgaagaagcagcgtcaggagatggtgtgcgctgggcagtagtctgctgctgtaaggcggcagtgagttgctggatctgctgtgactgtttctggatttgttgagcctgttgcgcgaccactctggcgacgtcacggagatctggcacctcgc
The nucleotide sequence above comes from Dendropsophus ebraccatus isolate aDenEbr1 chromosome 8, aDenEbr1.pat, whole genome shotgun sequence. Encoded proteins:
- the LOC138799629 gene encoding protein kinase C theta type-like; the protein is MASTGHGEEKKPEDGKRKREEEEESGAGLDKIQKRRRGLEDEETSSPYPRLPISRFTIHQGLGRGNFGKVVLASVPGRNIYMAIKIIKKKEDNDEVIVRERRILQASRDCPFICHLYAAHESLERAYIITEYLSGGSLEGLIRMCGYLNIGNVRFYTAEMVSALQFLHRKNIVHRDLKPENIMVDADGHIRIIDLGLAEDGVTASRNINGMAGTFHYMAPEVLLRRGYGAAVDWWSLGIVLSRMATGRHPFYNGPVMQQAFKAMTTENPKFPSWIDADGKHLIKKLLRKNPEERLGVCGNIRQHPFFNTIGWKELEERRVTPPWKPMETGLQSQHLQWPEDTDTLHPRDDFNYMSPSWTRWMRRSRL